In Sulfuricurvum sp., the genomic stretch TCATTAGCGGATGGATTTTATCGGGGATATTTACCCTCCGAGGTATTGGTGAGTTTAATGCAGTCGGTTTGTTTAAAAAAATAGAGTCATCTGAATTCGCCTATTATGACACCCGTTTTTATACTCCGTTTGCGTTATTTATGGGAATGGTATTCGCTGCTTTGACGTATCAAGTATAAGGAAATGAATGATATATTTAGGTGTATATTTGGAAGAAAATATAGTTTAGTAAAAAAGAAATTCTATGACCCCCGCCGTAAATATCGCTAAAAAGGCAAAAATACCCTACACCCTTCACTCCTATACCCATGATCCCGCATCCGCTTCGTATGGAGAGGAGGCATCGGAGAAATTAGGTATTGCATCGGATAGGGTGTTTAAAACACTGGTCGCACAAATCGACTCACGTGAACTCGTCGTCGCAGTCATCCCCGTCTCTTCCATGCTCTCAATGAAACAGATCGCTAAAGCAGCAGGGGGTAAAAAAGCGGAAATGGCAAAGGGTACGGATGTGGAACGTTCCAGCGGTTATATCCTCGGCGGAGTGAGTCCATTGGGACAGAAAAAGAGACTTAGGACGTTTATCGACGCATCGGCTCAGGATTTCCCGACGATCTATGTGAGTGCAGGGCGTAGAGGGTTGGAGATAGAATTAGCGCCGAATGATTTAAAAATGGTCTGTTCGGCTGAGTTTTATGATTTGAGGGGATGAATTCAGCTTTCTACCCACGCATCCAATAGAGAGAATAATGTTAGAGTTGAATTCGTAACGGAATCATAGAGGACTTTTCAAACCCCATTCTTTCGTAAAAGCGATGAGCCGCGATATTGTCTCCATCGGTGAGGAGGGTGAGTCTTTGAACCCCTTTTTCTTTGCTGATCGTGAGAACATATTCGAGTAAAGATGAGCCGATATCCTCTCCTCGGTGATTCTCATCGATAACCATATCTTCGAGAATAGCGACTCTTCCTCCCAATGCCGTCGAAACGGTATAGAGCAGATTTACCATCCCTACAATCTCGCCTTCTTTGGATGCAACGTATATCTCACCGATAGTTGAATCGTCGATGATTGTTATCAACGCCTTCGTTTGATTTGCACTATCAGGTGTAAACTCCGCTTCTTGTGAGAAGAGCTGATTTAATAGGCGACAAAGGCTTGGGATATCCTCGCTGGTTGCCGTTCGGTACGTAATGGAAATCTTTTTTTGCTCTTGCATCAATCGCCTTTAATAAGTTGCATAATTATAGACTCTAAAACCCTTCAAAAGAGTTTTAGCTCTGTTTTAATCCCTTTATTTTGTAAAAGTTTAGCGGTTACGAATATCGGTCGATGAGTGTGGATGAATTGGAATTTTTGAGGGAATGAAAATGTCCTTGATGTGAAGCCTATAGAGGGAGGAGGGGTTTAAAACAAGTGAGTAGTTATAGGTATCACCTGACACTGTTTTTCTTAAAAATAATTTCTGCATCCTGCTTCTTCGGCATATGAACATAGAGGGGCAAAATTTACCGAAAGAGCGGTACGATACTCTTATTAAAAACATAGATGAGA encodes the following:
- a CDS encoding GNAT family N-acetyltransferase, whose protein sequence is MQEQKKISITYRTATSEDIPSLCRLLNQLFSQEAEFTPDSANQTKALITIIDDSTIGEIYVASKEGEIVGMVNLLYTVSTALGGRVAILEDMVIDENHRGEDIGSSLLEYVLTISKEKGVQRLTLLTDGDNIAAHRFYERMGFEKSSMIPLRIQL
- the ybaK gene encoding Cys-tRNA(Pro) deacylase — its product is MTPAVNIAKKAKIPYTLHSYTHDPASASYGEEASEKLGIASDRVFKTLVAQIDSRELVVAVIPVSSMLSMKQIAKAAGGKKAEMAKGTDVERSSGYILGGVSPLGQKKRLRTFIDASAQDFPTIYVSAGRRGLEIELAPNDLKMVCSAEFYDLRG